The proteins below come from a single Papaver somniferum cultivar HN1 chromosome 11, ASM357369v1, whole genome shotgun sequence genomic window:
- the LOC113324905 gene encoding uncharacterized protein LOC113324905, with protein MARIIKKAAASLTPALLAYTRKTPLRNYSTSSSIFINPKLKNKSTSLIYRQDLPLNLQLFSSTAENNKGPSVCPEVKAEDLLHKVVQTPSDFPFKIEDKPGKPTVTLTREYWGDDIKVMFTCLQVVPLLSKKRGD; from the exons ATGGCGAGAATCATCAAAAAAGCTGCTGCATCTTTAACCCCAGCGTTGCTGGCGTATACGAGGAAGACCCCTCTTAGAAATTACAGCACTTCATCATCCATATTCATCAACCCCAAATTGAAGAACAAGAGTACCAGTCTAATCTACAGACAAGATCTGCCTTTAAATCTTCAGTTGTTCTCTTCTACCGCTGAGAATAATAAGGGACCGTCCGTATGTCCTGAGGTGAAAGCTGAAGATCTTCTTCACAAG GTTGTGCAGACACCAAGTGATTTTCCCTTCAAAATTGAAGATAAACCAGGAAAGCCAACGGTAACATTGACTAGAGAATACTGGGGTGATGATATCAAAGTCATGTTCACATGCCTGCAGGTCGTTCCTCTACTGTCGAAAAAGAGGGGTGATTAA
- the LOC113324906 gene encoding zinc finger BED domain-containing protein RICESLEEPER 1-like: MKSQTGSSVGGHCVPVKKTKVTVSKSPYMPPPKAAVSKAAKKNLVPSPTRKHKRTSKYWAEFQEVLIKGKTHGECKHCKRNIGAESKNGTSSLRKHLNSCMAYKGAQQQINQMFLKASETQDGSVAAYNFKFNQEATRDCIARMIILHELPFSFVEYIGFRRVLTSLQPNIKLVKRNTTKSDCIKIYQMEKKHLYEIFSKIQKRILSFNVVDGQHTGVNIAKVLIEQLYKWNIDRKIASITLDNASTNKVMVSELLAQLKPDNGLLLDGELFHVRCSAHVVAIIVDHGMLQIKEEIQKIRNSVKFIRDWKNASSLSICLKFFYEVTILFSVNMMKKFEIYWQLTSKTFAIASILDPRFKMKLLDYYFPLIYPGNSEEKKLEVMEVLKRLYNEYATHYASSAHVYSANISTNQVNMEYSVGSSGSTSSSQSSFTSRRKGLTAFLEESSQHDVVRTDIV, translated from the exons ATGAAAAGTCAAACAGGAAGTAGTGTTGGTGGTCATTGTGTTCCTGTAAAGAAGACTAAAGTTACCGTTTCGAAATCCCCGTATATGCCGCCTCCTAAAGCTGCCGTTTCGAAGGCTGCAAAGAAGA ATTTGGTTCCGTCACCTACACGTAAACACAAAAGAACCTCAAAGTATTGGGCTGAATTTCAAGAGGTATTgataaaaggaaaaacacacggAGAATGCAAGCACTGCAAGAGGAATATTGGTGCGGAGAGCAAAAATGGGACAAGCAGTTtgaggaaacatctaaatagttgTATGGCGTACAAAGGAGCACAACAGCAAATTAACCAAATGTTCTTGAAAGCTAGTGAAACACAAGATGGGTCAGTAGCTGCTTACAACTTTAAGTTTAACCAAGAAGCAACTCGTGATTGTATTGCAAGAATGATTATCTTGCATGAACTCCCTTTCTCATTTGTAGAGTACATTGGTTTTAGAAGGGTGCTGACTTCATTACAACCCAATATTAAACTTGTGAAGCGGAACACTACGAAGTCAGACTGCATAAAGATTTATCAAATGGAAAAGAAGCATTTGTACGAGATTTTTAGTAAG ATTCAGAAGAGAATTTTATCTTTTAACGTTGTGGATGGGCAACACACTGGAGTTAACATTGCAAAGGTACTGATAGAGCAGTTGTACAAGTGGAATATAGATAGGAAGATAGCTTCAATTACGCTGGATAATGCTTCAACTAACAAAGTCATGGTAAGTGAACTTCTTGCTCAGCTAAAACCAGATAATGGATTACTTTTGGATGGGGAATTATTCCATGTTCGATGTTCTGCTCATGTAGTTGCCAttattgttgatcatgggatgctgcaaattaaagaagaaatacagAAAATTAGAAATTCAGTGAAATTTATTAGAG ACTGGAAGAATGCAAGTAGTCTTTCAATTTGCTTGAAGTTCTTTTATGAAGTCACCATTCTCTTTTCAG TGAATAtgatgaaaaagtttgaaatatatTGGCAACTTACTAGTAAAACATTTGCAATAGCTTCCATTTTAGATCCTCGGTTTAAAATGAAATTATTGGATTACTATTTCCCATTAATATATCCTggtaacagcgaggagaagaagtTAGAAGTTATGGAAGTCTTGAAAAGATTGTATAATGAATATGCAACACATTATGCTTCTTCAGCTCATGTATACTCAGCAAACATTTCGACAAATCAAGTGAACATGGAATATTCAGTTGGTAGTAGTGGTAGTACTTCATCTTCTCAAAGTTCTTTTACTTCTAGAAGGAAAGGTTTGACGGCATTTCTGGAAGAAAGTTCACAACATGACGTTGTTCGCACAGATATAGTGTAA